One segment of Alnus glutinosa chromosome 2, dhAlnGlut1.1, whole genome shotgun sequence DNA contains the following:
- the LOC133861427 gene encoding glucan endo-1,3-beta-glucosidase 12-like translates to MDQRVLLNCFIFLLLAHFLCAGSILTKKVSIVRHIKEQYQEEKHLQFTSAISTTQKDITTPVTTVPIITPTAPTTSTTPIINPNSNPDYSTTPATMTPFANPAATTSSPLSSGASWCVASRSASQTTLQVALDYACGYGGADCSPIQPGGSCYNPNTIRDHASYAFNVYYQKNPVPNSCNFEATAVTTSTDPSTGTCQYPSISTSSSVLNTSSSGSTVIGAVPSSPSIPSAAAKLDSSPHFFVIACLMGLQAATFNLLCSN, encoded by the exons ATGGATCAAAGGGTCCTCCTCAACTGTTTCATATTTCTCCTATTGGCTCATTTTCTGTGTGCTG GTTCAATTTTAACAAAGAAGGTATCAATAGTACGCCACATCAAAGAACAATACCAGGAAGAAAAACATCTACAATTCACTTCTGCAATTTCCACCACTCAGAAAGATATCACCACTCCAGTCACAACGGTTCCAATAATAACTCCCACCGCCCCTACTACTTCAACAACTCCAATTATAAACCCAAACTCAAACCCAGATTATTCAACCACACCAGCCACCATGACCCCATTTGCAAACCCAGCTGCAACCACATCATCACCTTTATCCTCAGGCGCAAGCTGGTGTGTTGCTAGCCGAAGTGCATCACAAACCACGTTGCAAGTTGCTTTAGACTATGCTTGTGGGTATGGTGGTGCTGATTGTTCACCAATTCAGCCTGGTGGAAGTTGCTACAACCCCAACACCATTCGTGATCATGCCTCGTATGCCTTTAATGTGTACTATCAAAAGAACCCGGTGCCAAATAGCTGTAACTTTGAAGCAACTGCTGTAACTACAAGCACTGACCCAA GTACGGGGACATGTCAGTATCCATCCATTAG CACAAGCTCATCAGTGTTAAACACAAGTTCAAGCGGCTCAACAGTAATTGGTGCAGTGCCTTCCAGCCCCTCTATCCCATCAGCGGCTGCCAAGTTAGATAGCTCCCCACATTTCTTCGTCATTGCATGTCTCATGGGGTTACAAGCGGCCACTTTCAATCTACTTTGTTCAAACTAA
- the LOC133861425 gene encoding pentatricopeptide repeat-containing protein At2g42920, chloroplastic: protein MAPCCCSLTPSSTSISKFISGQPYLTMLDKHCTTMKDLQKIHANLIKTGLANGTVAASRILAFCASPAGDMNYAYLVFTRIQNPNLFVWNTIIRGFSQSSTPQNALSLFLDMLISSPIEPQRLTYPSVFKAYAQLGLAHYGAQLHGRIIKTGLESDPFIRNTVLHMYANSGFLTDAYRMFDKETEFDIVAWNSMVIGLAKCGEIDESRRLFDRMQFRNTVSWNSMISGYVRNGKLMEALELFCKMQEASIGPSEFTMVSLLNACARLGALKQGEWIHDYIRKNDFDLNIIVTTAIIDMYCKCGSIEKARQAFEAATTKGLSCWNSMILGLAMNGDAEEALHLFSKLQSMNLKPDNVSFVGVLTACNHSGMVDKASYYFSLMTDTYKIKPSIKHYSCMVDVLGRGRLLEEAEELIRSMPVDPDAIIWGSLLSACTKHRNIEMAKRAAKHVIELDPSDSCGYVLLSNLYAASSHFAEAMEERLSMKEKHIEKEPGCSLIEVDGEVHEFVAGGRLHHRAPEIYSLLNQLGLVLQETERV from the coding sequence ATGGCACCCTGTTGTTGCTCACTCACCCCATCATCAACCTCCATATCCAAGTTCATCTCAGGCCAACCTTACCTCACCATGCTAGACAAGCACTGCACCACCATGAAAGACCTTCAAAAGATTCATGCCAACCTCATCAAAACTGGTCTAGCCAATGGCACTGTTGCCGCCAGCCGAATCTTGGCCTTCTGCGCCTCCCCGGCCGGTGACATGAATTATGCTTACTTGGTCTTTACTCGTATCCAAAATCCAAACCTTTTTGTATGGAATACCATCATTAGAGGCTTCTCTCAAAGCTCAACTCCACAAAATGCATTATCTCTTTTCCTTGACATGTTAATATCCTCACCTATTGAACCTCAAAGATTGACTTATCCTTCGGTTTTCAAAGCTTATGCCCAACTAGGACTAGCTCATTATGGAGCTCAGCTTCATGGGAGGATCATAAAAACAGGTCTTGAGAGCGACCCATTTATACGAAACACCGTCTTACATATGTACGCCAACAGCGGGTTTTTGACTGACGCATATCGAATGTTTGACAAAGAGACCGAATTCGATATCGTTGCGTGGAATTCAATGGTTATTGGCCTTGCTAAATGTGGAGAAATCGACGAGTCTAGGAGGTTATTCGATAGAATGCAATTCAGAAATACGGTCTCATGGAATTCTATGATTAGTGGATATGTTAGGAATGGGAAGTTGATGGAGGCATTGGAGCTTTTTTGCAAAATGCAGGAGGCAAGTATTGGGCCTAGCGAGTTTACAATGGTGAGCTTGTTAAATGCCTGTGCTCGCTTAGGAGCTCTTAAACAAGGGGAGTGGATTCATGATTATATTAGGAAGAATGATTTTGATTTGAATATCATTGTCACTACAGCAATAATTGACATGTACTGCAAGTGTGGCAGCATTGAAAAGGCTCGTCAAGCGTTTGAGGCCGCCACAACGAAAGGATTATCGTGTTGGAACTCGATGATCTTGGGCCTCGCTATGAATGGTGATGCAGAAGAAGCACTTCATTTATTCTCTAAGCTTCAGTCTATGAATTTGAAACCAGATAATGTTAGTTTTGTGGGTGTTCTCACAGCTTGTAACCACTCGGGCATGGTGGATAAAGCaagttattatttttcattaatgacAGATACATATAAGATTAAGCCATCAATAAAGCACTATAGTTGCATGGTTGATGTACTAGGCCGAGGCAGACTCCTTGAAGAGGCAGAAGAGCTAATAAGAAGTATGCCTGTAGACCCAGATGCCATTATTTGGGGATCTCTGCTCTCAGCTTGTACAAAGCATAGAAACATTGAGATGGCCAAGCGGGCAGCAAAGCATGTGATTGAGTTGGATCCAAGCGATAGCTGTGGTTATGTGCTTTTGTCCAATCTTTATGCTGCCTCCAGTCATTTTGCAGAAGCAATGGAGGAGCGGCTTTCCATGAAGGAGAAGCATATAGAGAAAGAACCAGGGTGTAGTTTGATTGAAGTGGATGGAGAAGTTCATGAGTTTGTTGCAGGTGGCAGGCTGCATCATAGAGCGCCAGAGATCTACTCTTTGTTGAATCAATTGGGACTGGTATTACAAGAGACGGAACGGGTCTGA
- the LOC133861426 gene encoding AT-hook motif nuclear-localized protein 16 has product MAGGTDLTVPCVASKTSLDRSQEQDKGNHNRPAIDVLMSPRVPKAVSPVSSVAEGETLRRPRGRPAGSKNKPKPPIIVTRDSANALRAHAMEVSSGCDVSESLANFARRKQRGICILSGSGCVTNVTLRQPASSGAIVTLHGRFEILSLLGSILPPPAPPGITGLTIYLAGAQGQVVGGGVVGALIASGPVVIMAASFMNATFDRLPLDDDEIAAAMQNQHYQNGRTHHLDISDLYGMPPNLLTNGSMPPEIYSWAPGRTMSKT; this is encoded by the coding sequence ATGGCTGGAGGCACAGATCTAACAGTCCCTTGTGTTGCGTCCAAAACTTCCTTGGATAGAAGCCAAGAACAGGACAAGGGGAATCACAACAGGCCTGCCATTGATGTGCTCATGTCTCCCAGAGTGCCAAAGGCAGTGTCACCAGTTTCTTCTGTGGCTGAGGGGGAGACCCTTAGGCGGCCTCGCGGGAGGCCGGCTGGTTCTAAGAACAAGCCAAAGCCGCCAATTATTGTCACCAGAGACAGTGCTAATGCACTCCGTGCGCATGCTATGGAAGTGAGCTCTGGCTGCGATGTGAGTGAAAGTTTAGCTAATTTTGCAAGGAGGAAGCAACGCGGCATTTGCATACTTAGCGGGAGTGGATGTGTAACGAATGTCACGCTGCGACAACCGGCTTCCTCTGGGGCAATTGTGACCCTTCACGGTCGGTTTGAGATTCTTTCCTTGCTTGGATCAATCTTGCCTCCACCTGCCCCACCTGGCATCACTGGCCTGACAATCTACCTAGCCGGTGCTCAGGGGCAGGTTGTGGGTGGGGGTGTGGTAGGTGCACTCATTGCTTCTGGGCCTGTTGTGATCATGGCTGCATCATTCATGAATGCCACTTTTGACCGCCTGCCATTGGATGATGATGAAATTGCTGCTGCTATGCAGAATCAACACTACCAAAACGGCCGCACTCATCACCTTGATATTTCAGATCTATATGGGATGCCACCGAACTTGCTCACCAATGGTTCTATGCCCCCTGAGATATACTCTTGGGCACCAGGGCGAACTATGTCAAAAACCTAG
- the LOC133861424 gene encoding uncharacterized protein LOC133861424 isoform X3, with amino-acid sequence MSASAQLSPGFQSAWLGATTSRPSMADILKMGRPQNKGSQMITMTSCMPQDAVTPNSSLYCAKPPHVSATLQQEWHQDLHRQDLSNMLEAINKSGASARQHVLNDECRVIEEPTANSGSSVADAPAASDAEISCNQSNSHDNGANSFSNCASDVVQLLKGDVNENLSFDPVRCASASSRQIITNNAGGGSDCDNFMLNDISSYSSRMDFELQEGSGSHLSFPNPSAPLTDNTSVNLSLATATLHRLSLRNEEPALPVTEDNCALVFPSHLQTLAADCSQLSFGTYKASSNSAFSEPLRSNPLTLDRGKASVAIDGSYGHLDSRNSGHTGDEQLRSMYDTLTVAADARNYDLTVSSRSELMKHTIPEATVGHEFITKSCLSDSDFNNTQQPTSAFSFARADSQIRNLPAFSSELPTYSDTIRSDLLASTMNSLRDSDDLLHSQFPVTRSIPSISKSAGSPLSSSTNSMLKALKPAAFSNVQSSSVHPHHLHQPYSHPNLTYEQLANGIGYPSLPWSQAYMTSALDTGYPGNSASNQSLAGTRYSLPQYNSGAPSSRLPLPASNASGYGSFGTHTNSERFLHNPSTDLTISHGGYDDLLRSNYMGGNHFTPFQQHDSFSAWNYGPGSGTMTSVPDSTYYSLAERNQQSNRYQFSQQNSQHHGAPGYPDFSHS; translated from the exons ATGTCTGCATCTGCTCAGCTGTCTCCAGGGTTTCAGTCTGCTTGGTTGGGGGCCACCACATCACGTCCTTCAATGGCTGACATTTTGAAGATGGGTAGGCCACAAAACAAGGGCTCACAGATGATAACCATGACGTCTTGCATGCCTCAAGATGCAGTCACGCCGAACTCATCCCTTTACTGTGCAAAGCCTCCCCATGTTTCTGCTACTTTGCAACAAGAATGGCACCAAGATTTGCACCGACAAGATCTGTCTAACATGTTAGAGGCAATCAATAAATCTGGTGCTAGTGCTCGCCAGCATGTTTTAAATGATGAATGTCGTGTGATCGAGGAGCCAACAGCTAATAGTGGGTCATCTGTTGCGGATGCACCTGCTGCCTCGGATGCTGAGATATCTTGTAATCAGTCTAACTCCCATGATAATGGAGCTAACTCGTTTAGCAACTGTGCGTCAGATGTGGTCCAGTTGTTGAAGGGTGATGTTAATGAAAATCTTAGTTTTGATCCTGTCAGATGTGCTTCTGCATCTAGTAGGCAGATAATTACGAACAATGCTGGAGGGGGATCTGATTGCGATAATTTCATGTTGAACGATATAAGTTCATACAGTTCTCGTATGGACTTTGAGCTCCAGGAAG GTAGTGGCTCACATTTATCCTTTCCAAATCCTTCAGCACCTTTGACTGATAATACCAGCGTAAATTTGTCATTAGCTACTGCAACCTTGCATCGACTAAGTTTAAGGAATGAGGAGCCGGCTTTGCCTGTTACAGAAGATAACTGTGCATTAGTCTTTCCAAGTCATCTGCAAACTTTGGCTGCCGACTGCTCACAGTTGAGCTTTGGTACCTACAAAGCTAGCAGTAATTCTGCATTTTCTGAGCCTCTTAGGTCTAATCCATTAACACTTGACAGGGGAAAGGCCTCTGTTGCAATTGATGGTTCATATGGGCACTTGGATTCCAG AAATTCAGGGCACACTGGTGATGAACAGCTTAGATCCATGTATGATACTCTAACAGTGGCTGCTGATGCTAGAAATTATGATTTAACTGTGTCTTCACGGTCAGAGTTGATGAAACATACTATTCCTGAGGCAACAGTTGGACATGAATTCATAACCAAATCATGTCTATCTGATTCTGATTTCAATAACACTCAACAGCCAACTTCTGCATTCTCTTTTGCTAGGGCAGACTCACAAATCAGAAATCTTCCTGCTTTTTCAAGTGAATTG CCAACTTATTCAGATACCATACGAAGTGATTTATTGGCATCGACTATGAATTCTTTGAGAGATTCTGATGATCTTCTGCATTCACAATTCCCTGTGACACGGTCGATACCCTCAATATCCAAAAGTGCAGGATCGCCATTAAGCAGTTCAACCAACTCCATGTTAAAG GCTTTGAAACCTGCTGCCTTTTCTAATGTTCAGTCATCTTCTGTACATCCGCATCACCTTCATCAGCCTTACTCTCACCCTAACCTTACCTATGAACAATTAGCCAATGGGATTGGCTATCCTTCCCTACCTTGGAGTCAAGCTTATATGACATCTGCTTTGGACACAGGATATCCAGGCAATAGTGCATCCAATCAATCGCTTGCAGGAACAAGGTACAGCCTTCCACAATATAATAGTGGAGCCCCATCAAGCAGATTACCTCTACCTGCTTCTAATGCTTCTGGTTATGGAAGTTTTGGGACTCATACAAATTCTGAAAGGTTTTTGCATAACCCATCCACTGACCTTACAATCTCTCACGGTGGCTATGATGATTTATTACGTTCTAACTACATGGGgggaaatcattttactccaTTTCAACAG CATGATAGCTTTTCTGCGTGGAACTATGGCCCTGGTTCAGGAACGATGACTTCTGTTCCAGACAGCACATATTACAGCTTAGCGGAACGGAATCAACAGAGTAATAGATATCAATTCAGTCAGCAGAACTCACAACATCACGGAGCTCCAGGATACCCTGATTTCTCTCATTCATAA
- the LOC133861424 gene encoding uncharacterized protein LOC133861424 isoform X2, with amino-acid sequence MKDTQESWSRGNNSGLNRGVRGNNGTRNVGWSGQAQISYNDLGKAAYDGEKGSVASSFSSSMTHAEGKTINQQTLLHSDSFSTDNGRQSIGTGDPMSASAQLSPGFQSAWLGATTSRPSMADILKMGRPQNKGSQMITMTSCMPQDAVTPNSSLYCAKPPHVSATLQQEWHQDLHRQDLSNMLEAINKSGASARQHVLNDECRVIEEPTANSGSSVADAPAASDAEISCNQSNSHDNGANSFSNCASDVVQLLKGDVNENLSFDPVRCASASSRQIITNNAGGGSDCDNFMLNDISSYSSRMDFELQEGSGSHLSFPNPSAPLTDNTSVNLSLATATLHRLSLRNEEPALPVTEDNCALVFPSHLQTLAADCSQLSFGTYKASSNSAFSEPLRSNPLTLDRGKASVAIDGSYGHLDSRNSGHTGDEQLRSMYDTLTVAADARNYDLTVSSRSELMKHTIPEATVGHEFITKSCLSDSDFNNTQQPTSAFSFARADSQIRNLPAFSSELPTYSDTIRSDLLASTMNSLRDSDDLLHSQFPVTRSIPSISKSAGSPLSSSTNSMLKALKPAAFSNVQSSSVHPHHLHQPYSHPNLTYEQLANGIGYPSLPWSQAYMTSALDTGYPGNSASNQSLAGTRYSLPQYNSGAPSSRLPLPASNASGYGSFGTHTNSERFLHNPSTDLTISHGGYDDLLRSNYMGGNHFTPFQQHDSFSAWNYGPGSGTMTSVPDSTYYSLAERNQQSNRYQFSQQNSQHHGAPGYPDFSHS; translated from the exons ATGAAGGATACACAAGAATCATGGTCTCGTGGTAACAATAGTGGTTTGAATCGTGGAGTTAGGGGTAATAATGGCACGCGTAATGTTGGATGGAGTGGACAAGCTCAAATTAGCTATAATG ATCTTGGTAAAGCAGCATACGACGGAGAGAAGGGGTCAGTTGCTTCTTCATTCTCCTCATCTATGACTCATGCAGAAGGAAAAACCATTAATCAGCAAACTTTGCTGCATAG TGATTCTTTTAGTACTGATAATGGAAGACAGTCAATAGGAACAGGTGATCCAATGTCTGCATCTGCTCAGCTGTCTCCAGGGTTTCAGTCTGCTTGGTTGGGGGCCACCACATCACGTCCTTCAATGGCTGACATTTTGAAGATGGGTAGGCCACAAAACAAGGGCTCACAGATGATAACCATGACGTCTTGCATGCCTCAAGATGCAGTCACGCCGAACTCATCCCTTTACTGTGCAAAGCCTCCCCATGTTTCTGCTACTTTGCAACAAGAATGGCACCAAGATTTGCACCGACAAGATCTGTCTAACATGTTAGAGGCAATCAATAAATCTGGTGCTAGTGCTCGCCAGCATGTTTTAAATGATGAATGTCGTGTGATCGAGGAGCCAACAGCTAATAGTGGGTCATCTGTTGCGGATGCACCTGCTGCCTCGGATGCTGAGATATCTTGTAATCAGTCTAACTCCCATGATAATGGAGCTAACTCGTTTAGCAACTGTGCGTCAGATGTGGTCCAGTTGTTGAAGGGTGATGTTAATGAAAATCTTAGTTTTGATCCTGTCAGATGTGCTTCTGCATCTAGTAGGCAGATAATTACGAACAATGCTGGAGGGGGATCTGATTGCGATAATTTCATGTTGAACGATATAAGTTCATACAGTTCTCGTATGGACTTTGAGCTCCAGGAAG GTAGTGGCTCACATTTATCCTTTCCAAATCCTTCAGCACCTTTGACTGATAATACCAGCGTAAATTTGTCATTAGCTACTGCAACCTTGCATCGACTAAGTTTAAGGAATGAGGAGCCGGCTTTGCCTGTTACAGAAGATAACTGTGCATTAGTCTTTCCAAGTCATCTGCAAACTTTGGCTGCCGACTGCTCACAGTTGAGCTTTGGTACCTACAAAGCTAGCAGTAATTCTGCATTTTCTGAGCCTCTTAGGTCTAATCCATTAACACTTGACAGGGGAAAGGCCTCTGTTGCAATTGATGGTTCATATGGGCACTTGGATTCCAG AAATTCAGGGCACACTGGTGATGAACAGCTTAGATCCATGTATGATACTCTAACAGTGGCTGCTGATGCTAGAAATTATGATTTAACTGTGTCTTCACGGTCAGAGTTGATGAAACATACTATTCCTGAGGCAACAGTTGGACATGAATTCATAACCAAATCATGTCTATCTGATTCTGATTTCAATAACACTCAACAGCCAACTTCTGCATTCTCTTTTGCTAGGGCAGACTCACAAATCAGAAATCTTCCTGCTTTTTCAAGTGAATTG CCAACTTATTCAGATACCATACGAAGTGATTTATTGGCATCGACTATGAATTCTTTGAGAGATTCTGATGATCTTCTGCATTCACAATTCCCTGTGACACGGTCGATACCCTCAATATCCAAAAGTGCAGGATCGCCATTAAGCAGTTCAACCAACTCCATGTTAAAG GCTTTGAAACCTGCTGCCTTTTCTAATGTTCAGTCATCTTCTGTACATCCGCATCACCTTCATCAGCCTTACTCTCACCCTAACCTTACCTATGAACAATTAGCCAATGGGATTGGCTATCCTTCCCTACCTTGGAGTCAAGCTTATATGACATCTGCTTTGGACACAGGATATCCAGGCAATAGTGCATCCAATCAATCGCTTGCAGGAACAAGGTACAGCCTTCCACAATATAATAGTGGAGCCCCATCAAGCAGATTACCTCTACCTGCTTCTAATGCTTCTGGTTATGGAAGTTTTGGGACTCATACAAATTCTGAAAGGTTTTTGCATAACCCATCCACTGACCTTACAATCTCTCACGGTGGCTATGATGATTTATTACGTTCTAACTACATGGGgggaaatcattttactccaTTTCAACAG CATGATAGCTTTTCTGCGTGGAACTATGGCCCTGGTTCAGGAACGATGACTTCTGTTCCAGACAGCACATATTACAGCTTAGCGGAACGGAATCAACAGAGTAATAGATATCAATTCAGTCAGCAGAACTCACAACATCACGGAGCTCCAGGATACCCTGATTTCTCTCATTCATAA
- the LOC133861424 gene encoding uncharacterized protein LOC133861424 isoform X1: MGSESKNEGIEGVSPTIKKVVQSLKEIVKHCTEQEIYAMLKECNMDPNEAAQLLLSQDTFHEVKSKRERRKEMKDTQESWSRGNNSGLNRGVRGNNGTRNVGWSGQAQISYNDLGKAAYDGEKGSVASSFSSSMTHAEGKTINQQTLLHSDSFSTDNGRQSIGTGDPMSASAQLSPGFQSAWLGATTSRPSMADILKMGRPQNKGSQMITMTSCMPQDAVTPNSSLYCAKPPHVSATLQQEWHQDLHRQDLSNMLEAINKSGASARQHVLNDECRVIEEPTANSGSSVADAPAASDAEISCNQSNSHDNGANSFSNCASDVVQLLKGDVNENLSFDPVRCASASSRQIITNNAGGGSDCDNFMLNDISSYSSRMDFELQEGSGSHLSFPNPSAPLTDNTSVNLSLATATLHRLSLRNEEPALPVTEDNCALVFPSHLQTLAADCSQLSFGTYKASSNSAFSEPLRSNPLTLDRGKASVAIDGSYGHLDSRNSGHTGDEQLRSMYDTLTVAADARNYDLTVSSRSELMKHTIPEATVGHEFITKSCLSDSDFNNTQQPTSAFSFARADSQIRNLPAFSSELPTYSDTIRSDLLASTMNSLRDSDDLLHSQFPVTRSIPSISKSAGSPLSSSTNSMLKALKPAAFSNVQSSSVHPHHLHQPYSHPNLTYEQLANGIGYPSLPWSQAYMTSALDTGYPGNSASNQSLAGTRYSLPQYNSGAPSSRLPLPASNASGYGSFGTHTNSERFLHNPSTDLTISHGGYDDLLRSNYMGGNHFTPFQQHDSFSAWNYGPGSGTMTSVPDSTYYSLAERNQQSNRYQFSQQNSQHHGAPGYPDFSHS; this comes from the exons ATGGGGAGTGAAAGCAAGAATGAAGGGATAGAGGGGGTTTCGCCGACGATTAAGAAGGTGGTGCAGAGTTTGAAGGAGATTGTGAAGCACTGTACGGAGCAGGAGATCTACGCCATGCTCAAAGAATGTAACATGGACCCTAACGAAGCCGCTCAGCTTCTCCTCTCTCAAG ATACTTTTCACGAAGTGAAGAGCAAacgtgaaagaagaaaagag ATGAAGGATACACAAGAATCATGGTCTCGTGGTAACAATAGTGGTTTGAATCGTGGAGTTAGGGGTAATAATGGCACGCGTAATGTTGGATGGAGTGGACAAGCTCAAATTAGCTATAATG ATCTTGGTAAAGCAGCATACGACGGAGAGAAGGGGTCAGTTGCTTCTTCATTCTCCTCATCTATGACTCATGCAGAAGGAAAAACCATTAATCAGCAAACTTTGCTGCATAG TGATTCTTTTAGTACTGATAATGGAAGACAGTCAATAGGAACAGGTGATCCAATGTCTGCATCTGCTCAGCTGTCTCCAGGGTTTCAGTCTGCTTGGTTGGGGGCCACCACATCACGTCCTTCAATGGCTGACATTTTGAAGATGGGTAGGCCACAAAACAAGGGCTCACAGATGATAACCATGACGTCTTGCATGCCTCAAGATGCAGTCACGCCGAACTCATCCCTTTACTGTGCAAAGCCTCCCCATGTTTCTGCTACTTTGCAACAAGAATGGCACCAAGATTTGCACCGACAAGATCTGTCTAACATGTTAGAGGCAATCAATAAATCTGGTGCTAGTGCTCGCCAGCATGTTTTAAATGATGAATGTCGTGTGATCGAGGAGCCAACAGCTAATAGTGGGTCATCTGTTGCGGATGCACCTGCTGCCTCGGATGCTGAGATATCTTGTAATCAGTCTAACTCCCATGATAATGGAGCTAACTCGTTTAGCAACTGTGCGTCAGATGTGGTCCAGTTGTTGAAGGGTGATGTTAATGAAAATCTTAGTTTTGATCCTGTCAGATGTGCTTCTGCATCTAGTAGGCAGATAATTACGAACAATGCTGGAGGGGGATCTGATTGCGATAATTTCATGTTGAACGATATAAGTTCATACAGTTCTCGTATGGACTTTGAGCTCCAGGAAG GTAGTGGCTCACATTTATCCTTTCCAAATCCTTCAGCACCTTTGACTGATAATACCAGCGTAAATTTGTCATTAGCTACTGCAACCTTGCATCGACTAAGTTTAAGGAATGAGGAGCCGGCTTTGCCTGTTACAGAAGATAACTGTGCATTAGTCTTTCCAAGTCATCTGCAAACTTTGGCTGCCGACTGCTCACAGTTGAGCTTTGGTACCTACAAAGCTAGCAGTAATTCTGCATTTTCTGAGCCTCTTAGGTCTAATCCATTAACACTTGACAGGGGAAAGGCCTCTGTTGCAATTGATGGTTCATATGGGCACTTGGATTCCAG AAATTCAGGGCACACTGGTGATGAACAGCTTAGATCCATGTATGATACTCTAACAGTGGCTGCTGATGCTAGAAATTATGATTTAACTGTGTCTTCACGGTCAGAGTTGATGAAACATACTATTCCTGAGGCAACAGTTGGACATGAATTCATAACCAAATCATGTCTATCTGATTCTGATTTCAATAACACTCAACAGCCAACTTCTGCATTCTCTTTTGCTAGGGCAGACTCACAAATCAGAAATCTTCCTGCTTTTTCAAGTGAATTG CCAACTTATTCAGATACCATACGAAGTGATTTATTGGCATCGACTATGAATTCTTTGAGAGATTCTGATGATCTTCTGCATTCACAATTCCCTGTGACACGGTCGATACCCTCAATATCCAAAAGTGCAGGATCGCCATTAAGCAGTTCAACCAACTCCATGTTAAAG GCTTTGAAACCTGCTGCCTTTTCTAATGTTCAGTCATCTTCTGTACATCCGCATCACCTTCATCAGCCTTACTCTCACCCTAACCTTACCTATGAACAATTAGCCAATGGGATTGGCTATCCTTCCCTACCTTGGAGTCAAGCTTATATGACATCTGCTTTGGACACAGGATATCCAGGCAATAGTGCATCCAATCAATCGCTTGCAGGAACAAGGTACAGCCTTCCACAATATAATAGTGGAGCCCCATCAAGCAGATTACCTCTACCTGCTTCTAATGCTTCTGGTTATGGAAGTTTTGGGACTCATACAAATTCTGAAAGGTTTTTGCATAACCCATCCACTGACCTTACAATCTCTCACGGTGGCTATGATGATTTATTACGTTCTAACTACATGGGgggaaatcattttactccaTTTCAACAG CATGATAGCTTTTCTGCGTGGAACTATGGCCCTGGTTCAGGAACGATGACTTCTGTTCCAGACAGCACATATTACAGCTTAGCGGAACGGAATCAACAGAGTAATAGATATCAATTCAGTCAGCAGAACTCACAACATCACGGAGCTCCAGGATACCCTGATTTCTCTCATTCATAA